A stretch of Bradyrhizobium sp. AZCC 2262 DNA encodes these proteins:
- a CDS encoding DUF1365 domain-containing protein encodes MRATPAGSKQPPSDAAALYVGNVMHARLKPIGHRFSYRVMSLLIDLDRLSDADRQSPLFGVNRATLYSFHEVDHGKRNGSSLLAYAQFCATERGIDLAGGRVLLLCYPRLLGYTFNPLSVYFCYRADGELALLIYEVRNTFGDIHPYVLPVTSSEISAAGVRQRQDKLFYVSPFIEMAMRYHFHVLPPGERVQLRILETDREGPVLAATFNGHCRMLNTRELLRAFFALPLVTMKIMAAIHWEALWLWLKGARPVPRNDAALNTGLATGKGNDYTSPALSAHAKD; translated from the coding sequence ATGCGCGCAACACCGGCAGGATCAAAACAGCCGCCCTCCGACGCCGCGGCGCTTTACGTCGGCAACGTCATGCATGCGCGGCTAAAGCCGATCGGCCATCGCTTCAGCTATCGCGTGATGAGCCTGCTGATCGATCTCGACCGGCTGTCGGACGCAGACCGGCAATCGCCGCTGTTCGGCGTCAACCGAGCGACGCTCTACAGCTTCCATGAGGTCGACCATGGCAAGCGGAACGGATCATCCTTGCTCGCCTACGCACAATTTTGCGCGACCGAGCGCGGTATCGACCTTGCCGGCGGACGGGTGCTGCTGCTCTGCTACCCCCGCCTGCTCGGTTATACCTTCAATCCACTTTCAGTCTATTTCTGCTATCGCGCCGATGGGGAGCTGGCGCTGCTGATCTATGAAGTGCGCAACACCTTTGGCGACATCCATCCTTACGTCCTGCCGGTGACATCGAGCGAAATCAGCGCCGCCGGCGTGCGGCAGCGGCAGGACAAGCTGTTCTACGTCTCGCCCTTCATCGAAATGGCGATGCGCTACCATTTTCACGTGCTGCCGCCGGGCGAGCGCGTCCAATTGCGAATTCTGGAAACCGACCGCGAAGGCCCCGTCCTCGCTGCAACTTTCAATGGCCATTGTCGCATGCTCAACACCAGGGAGTTGCTGCGCGCGTTTTTCGCCCTCCCGCTGGTCACCATGAAGATCATGGCGGCGATCCACTGGGAGGCGCTGTGGCTCTGGCTGAAGGGCGCGCGGCCGGTGCCGCGCAACGACGCAGCCCTCAATACGGGCTTGGCGACCGGGAAAGGCAACGATTATACTTCGCCCGCGTTGTCCGCCCACGCCAAAGACTGA